The following proteins are co-located in the Pseudomonas fluorescens genome:
- a CDS encoding GNAT family N-acetyltransferase produces MRITQATLEHLDLLTPLFVKYREFYGALPFPDSSRAFLEKRLRRKESVIYLALADDDDKRLLGFCQLYPSFSSLSLKRVWILNDIYVAEDARRQLVADNLMRTAKKMAKETHAVRLRVSTSSNNDVAQKTYESIGFREDTEFKNYVLPISED; encoded by the coding sequence ATGCGGATTACTCAAGCGACCCTGGAACACCTGGACCTGTTGACGCCTCTGTTCGTCAAATACCGCGAGTTCTACGGGGCTTTGCCCTTCCCGGACTCGTCGCGAGCCTTTCTGGAAAAGCGCCTGCGCCGAAAGGAGTCGGTGATCTACCTGGCCCTGGCCGATGACGACGACAAGAGGCTGCTTGGGTTTTGCCAGCTGTACCCGAGCTTTTCGTCGCTGTCGCTGAAACGGGTATGGATCCTCAACGACATCTACGTGGCTGAAGACGCCCGCCGGCAGTTGGTGGCGGATAACCTGATGCGCACGGCGAAGAAAATGGCCAAGGAAACTCACGCGGTGCGGCTGCGGGTGTCGACCAGCAGCAACAATGACGTGGCGCAGAAGACGTACGAGTCGATCGGATTTCGGGAAGACACGGAGTTCAAGAACTACGTGTTGCCGATCAGTGAGGACTGA
- a CDS encoding oxidoreductase, with amino-acid sequence MYLTPQHILLAGASGLTGEHLLDRLLNEPTVTRVLAPSRKPLAEHPRLENPVGDPAVFLPQLSGQVDIAFCCLGTTIKQAGSEAAFKAVDLDMVVAFAKRARELGARHLIVISAIGADPKSSIFYNRVKGEMEQALRAQDWPQLTIVRPSLLLGERLESRLAEKIAGPLSRLIPGKYHGIEVCELARAMWRLALEEQDGVRVVESDELRKLGK; translated from the coding sequence ATGTACCTGACACCTCAGCATATTTTGCTTGCCGGCGCCTCCGGCCTGACTGGCGAGCACCTGCTGGACCGCCTGCTCAACGAGCCGACGGTGACCCGCGTACTGGCGCCGAGTCGCAAACCACTGGCCGAACACCCACGCCTGGAAAACCCCGTGGGTGACCCGGCAGTGTTCCTGCCGCAATTGAGCGGCCAGGTGGATATCGCCTTCTGCTGCCTGGGTACAACTATCAAGCAAGCGGGTTCCGAGGCCGCCTTCAAAGCTGTCGACCTGGACATGGTAGTGGCCTTCGCCAAGCGCGCACGGGAATTGGGCGCACGGCACCTGATCGTCATCAGCGCGATTGGCGCCGACCCGAAATCCTCAATCTTCTACAACCGGGTCAAAGGCGAGATGGAACAGGCGTTGAGGGCTCAGGACTGGCCGCAACTGACCATCGTGCGGCCTTCTTTGCTGCTGGGGGAGCGTCTGGAATCGCGCCTGGCCGAGAAGATTGCCGGGCCGTTGTCGCGGTTGATTCCGGGCAAATACCACGGTATCGAAGTTTGCGAACTGGCCCGCGCCATGTGGCGCCTGGCGCTGGAAGAGCAAGATGGCGTGCGGGTGGTGGAGTCGGATGAGTTGCGCAAGCTCGGCAAGTAA
- the mpl gene encoding UDP-N-acetylmuramate:L-alanyl-gamma-D-glutamyl-meso-diaminopimelate ligase, which yields MHIHILGICGTFMGSMAVLAKELGHHVTGSDANVYPPMSTQLQAQGIELTQGYDPAQFDPVPDLVVIGNAMSRGNPAVEYVLNKGLPYVSGPQWLADHVLQGRWVLAVAGTHGKTTTSSMLAWVLEHAGMSPGFLIGGVPQNFSVSARLGDTPFFVIEADEYDSAFFDKRSKFVHYRPRTAILNNLEFDHADIFPDLAAIERQFHHLVRTIPSEGLVIHPTTEPALQRVIDMGCWTPVQTTGVGGQWQVNLLSEDGSRFEVLFEGQAQGIVDWGMTGQHNVANALVTLAAARHVGVVPAMGIAALSAFKSVKRRMEKVADVNGITIYDDFAHHPTAIATTLDGLRKRVGDANIIAIIEPRSNSMKLGAHRDGLPESVNDADQVVWYAPANLGWDLPAIAALCTVPSIVCDSIESIIEHVKHQAKPGTHVVVMSNGGFGGLHGKLAEALK from the coding sequence ATGCACATTCATATTCTAGGTATTTGCGGCACATTCATGGGTTCGATGGCGGTTCTGGCCAAAGAGCTGGGCCATCACGTCACGGGTTCCGACGCCAACGTCTACCCGCCCATGAGCACCCAGCTGCAGGCCCAGGGTATTGAACTGACCCAAGGTTACGACCCCGCGCAATTCGACCCGGTGCCGGACCTGGTGGTGATCGGCAACGCCATGTCCCGTGGCAACCCGGCGGTCGAATATGTACTCAACAAAGGTTTGCCGTATGTGTCCGGCCCGCAGTGGCTGGCCGACCATGTGCTGCAAGGCCGTTGGGTACTGGCGGTGGCGGGCACCCATGGCAAGACCACCACCAGCAGCATGCTGGCCTGGGTGTTGGAACACGCGGGCATGAGCCCGGGCTTTTTGATTGGTGGGGTGCCGCAAAACTTCTCGGTGTCGGCGCGCCTGGGCGATACGCCGTTTTTTGTGATTGAGGCCGATGAGTACGACAGCGCCTTCTTCGACAAACGCTCCAAATTCGTCCACTACCGCCCGCGCACCGCGATCCTCAACAACCTCGAGTTCGATCACGCAGACATTTTCCCCGATCTGGCCGCCATCGAGCGCCAGTTTCACCATTTGGTGCGCACCATCCCAAGCGAAGGCCTGGTGATCCACCCGACCACCGAACCGGCCTTGCAGCGCGTGATCGACATGGGCTGCTGGACGCCGGTGCAAACCACCGGTGTGGGTGGGCAATGGCAGGTTAACTTGCTCAGTGAAGACGGCTCGCGTTTTGAAGTGCTGTTCGAAGGTCAGGCCCAAGGCATCGTCGACTGGGGCATGACCGGCCAGCACAATGTCGCCAACGCTTTGGTCACCCTGGCAGCCGCCAGGCATGTGGGCGTGGTGCCTGCCATGGGCATCGCGGCATTGAGCGCGTTCAAGAGCGTGAAGCGCCGCATGGAAAAAGTCGCCGACGTGAATGGGATCACCATCTACGACGACTTTGCCCACCACCCGACGGCCATTGCCACCACGCTGGATGGCCTGCGCAAGCGAGTCGGTGATGCCAATATCATTGCCATTATCGAGCCGCGCTCCAATTCCATGAAGCTCGGCGCGCACCGCGATGGTTTGCCGGAAAGCGTCAACGACGCCGACCAAGTGGTCTGGTACGCCCCGGCCAACCTCGGCTGGGACCTGCCGGCGATTGCGGCGCTGTGCACAGTGCCTTCGATCGTGTGTGACTCCATTGAGTCGATCATCGAACACGTCAAACACCAGGCCAAGCCCGGCACCCATGTGGTGGTCATGAGCAACGGCGGCTTCGGCGGCCTGCACGGCAAGCTGGCCGAGGCGCTCAAATGA
- a CDS encoding sigma-54-dependent Fis family transcriptional regulator, producing the protein MHNDHFSRHAQQVLTVTRGQDLAQGPGSDPSIARSWLRCLEDYHLDPALSIAPTVLEHGRLLESRERLQQVLSIAGSEMNSLHQQLSGAGHAVLLTDARGVILNCVTAPSERKIFERAGLWLGADWSEACEGTNGIGTCLVERQSLTIHRDEHFRGRHTGLTCSASPVFDPQGELLAVLDVSSAREAVSRQSQFHTMALVNLSAKMIESCYFLRHFENHWLLRFHLQAESVGLFSEGLLAFDGEGRICAVNQSALNLLGQARGGLLGQPVEAFFECTLDQLLGRASANATASWPLRTRDGRSLFAVLRGQARRAPPLMAKPEAPRLPGICLGDPALQSDFNKALRVFERDVPLLINGETGCGKEAFAKAVHQASSRANNAFVALNCAAIPENLIESELFGYRGGSFTGALKEGMRGKLQQADGGTLFLDEIGDMPFALQTRLLRVLEDRVVVPIGGAPQAVDVRIISATHRDLLARVANGSFREDLYYRLNGLEIAVPPLRERSDKAQLLAFLLAEEAAGQVVLLDEKARHALLDYAWPGNVRQLRNVLRTLAALCENGRIRLDDLPPLIRQARAAMVVEPRQGGALDDAERVVLLNALKQQHWHMSHAAESLGVSRNTLYRKLRKHGIERCPQV; encoded by the coding sequence ATGCACAACGATCATTTCAGTCGCCATGCCCAGCAAGTCCTGACCGTCACCCGTGGGCAAGACCTTGCCCAAGGCCCCGGCAGCGACCCGTCCATCGCCCGCTCCTGGCTGCGCTGCCTGGAGGATTACCACCTCGACCCCGCGTTGAGCATCGCCCCCACCGTGCTTGAGCATGGCCGCCTGCTGGAAAGCCGCGAACGCCTGCAACAGGTGCTGAGCATCGCCGGCAGTGAGATGAACAGCCTGCATCAACAGCTCTCCGGCGCAGGCCATGCGGTGCTGCTCACCGATGCGCGCGGAGTGATCCTCAACTGTGTCACCGCGCCGTCCGAGCGCAAGATTTTCGAGCGCGCCGGGCTGTGGCTGGGGGCGGACTGGAGCGAGGCGTGCGAAGGCACCAATGGCATCGGCACCTGCCTGGTGGAGCGCCAGTCCCTGACGATTCACCGCGATGAGCACTTTCGCGGCCGCCATACGGGGCTGACCTGTTCGGCGAGCCCGGTGTTCGATCCCCAGGGTGAGTTGCTGGCGGTGCTGGACGTGTCGTCGGCGCGCGAGGCGGTGTCGCGTCAGAGCCAGTTTCACACCATGGCACTGGTGAACTTGTCGGCGAAGATGATCGAGAGCTGTTACTTCCTGCGCCATTTTGAGAACCACTGGCTGCTGCGCTTTCACTTGCAGGCAGAATCGGTGGGGTTGTTCAGCGAAGGACTGCTGGCGTTCGACGGTGAAGGGCGTATCTGTGCGGTCAACCAGAGCGCGCTGAACCTGCTGGGGCAAGCGCGTGGCGGTTTGCTGGGGCAGCCGGTGGAGGCGTTTTTTGAATGCACCCTCGACCAGTTGCTCGGCCGCGCCAGCGCCAACGCTACCGCCAGCTGGCCGCTGCGAACGCGAGATGGCCGGTCTTTGTTCGCCGTATTGCGCGGGCAGGCGCGCCGCGCGCCGCCGCTCATGGCCAAGCCCGAAGCGCCACGCCTGCCGGGCATCTGCCTGGGCGACCCTGCGTTGCAGAGTGATTTTAACAAGGCGCTGAGGGTGTTCGAGCGTGACGTGCCGCTGCTGATCAACGGCGAAACCGGCTGCGGTAAAGAGGCGTTCGCCAAGGCCGTGCATCAGGCCAGTTCGCGTGCCAATAACGCCTTCGTCGCTCTCAACTGTGCCGCCATCCCGGAAAACCTGATTGAAAGCGAGTTGTTCGGTTACCGCGGCGGCAGCTTTACCGGCGCGTTGAAAGAAGGCATGCGTGGCAAATTGCAGCAAGCCGACGGCGGCACGCTGTTTCTCGATGAGATTGGCGACATGCCTTTCGCGTTGCAAACCCGTCTTTTAAGGGTACTGGAAGATCGCGTGGTGGTGCCCATCGGCGGTGCGCCGCAGGCGGTAGACGTCAGAATCATCAGCGCCACCCATCGTGACCTGTTAGCACGTGTTGCGAACGGTAGCTTCCGCGAAGATCTTTACTATCGTCTCAACGGTCTTGAAATAGCCGTGCCGCCCCTGCGTGAGCGGAGTGATAAAGCGCAATTACTGGCGTTTTTGCTGGCGGAAGAGGCAGCAGGACAGGTTGTGTTGCTTGATGAGAAGGCGCGCCATGCGTTGCTCGACTACGCCTGGCCGGGCAACGTTCGGCAATTGCGCAACGTACTTCGCACCTTGGCGGCCTTGTGCGAGAACGGGCGAATCAGGTTAGACGATTTGCCGCCCCTCATTCGCCAGGCGCGAGCGGCGATGGTTGTCGAGCCCCGGCAGGGGGGCGCTCTGGACGATGCAGAGCGCGTAGTGTTGCTCAACGCACTGAAGCAGCAACATTGGCACATGTCCCACGCAGCAGAAAGTTTGGGAGTGAGCCGGAATACGCTTTACCGCAAGTTACGCAAGCATGGAATCGAACGGTGTCCACAAGTGTGA
- a CDS encoding ethanolamine ammonia-lyase subunit EutB: MASFSHAVGTQTYRFDSLKDVMAKASPARSGDFLAGVAAQNDGERVAAQMALANIPLKHFLEEALIPYESDEVTRLIIDTHDKPAFSVVSHLTVGGLRDWLLSDAADEHSLRALAPGLTPEMAAAVSKIMRVQDLVLVAQKIRVVTQFRGTMGLRGRLSTRLQPNHPTDEPAGIAASILDGLLYGNGDAMIGINPATDSIASICAMLEMLDAIIQRYEIPTQACVLTHVTTSIEAINRGVPLDLVFQSIAGTEAANASFGISLSVLQEGYEAGLSLNRGTLGQNLMYFETGQGSALSANAHFGVDQQTCETRAYAVARHFKPFLVNTVVGFIGPEYLYNGKQIIRAGLEDHFCGKLLGVPMGCDICYTNHAEADQDDMDTLLTLLGVAGINFIMGIPGSDDIMLNYQTTSFHDALYARQTLGLKPAPEFEQWLAKMGIFTQADGKVHFGNSLPPAFRHALKQLG; this comes from the coding sequence ATGGCAAGCTTTTCCCACGCGGTGGGTACTCAAACCTACCGCTTCGACAGCCTCAAGGACGTGATGGCCAAGGCCAGCCCAGCGCGTTCCGGAGACTTCCTCGCCGGTGTGGCCGCGCAGAACGACGGCGAGCGCGTGGCCGCGCAGATGGCGTTGGCGAACATTCCGTTGAAACACTTCCTGGAAGAAGCGCTGATCCCCTACGAAAGCGACGAAGTCACGCGACTGATCATCGACACCCACGATAAACCGGCGTTTAGCGTGGTCAGCCACCTGACCGTCGGCGGCCTGCGTGACTGGCTGCTCAGTGACGCGGCCGACGAACACAGCCTACGCGCCCTGGCGCCGGGGCTGACCCCGGAAATGGCCGCCGCCGTCTCCAAGATCATGCGCGTGCAGGACCTGGTATTGGTCGCGCAGAAGATCCGCGTGGTCACCCAATTTCGCGGCACCATGGGCCTGCGCGGGCGCCTGTCGACGCGCCTGCAGCCCAACCATCCTACGGACGAACCAGCCGGCATCGCCGCAAGCATTCTCGACGGCCTGCTCTACGGCAACGGCGACGCCATGATCGGCATCAACCCGGCCACCGACAGCATCGCCTCGATCTGCGCGATGCTGGAGATGCTCGACGCGATCATCCAGCGCTACGAAATCCCGACCCAGGCCTGCGTGCTGACCCACGTCACCACCTCCATCGAGGCCATCAACCGTGGCGTGCCGCTGGACCTGGTGTTTCAGTCGATTGCCGGCACCGAGGCCGCCAACGCCAGTTTCGGCATCAGCCTCAGCGTGCTGCAGGAAGGTTACGAGGCGGGCTTGAGCCTGAATCGCGGCACCTTGGGTCAGAACCTGATGTATTTCGAAACTGGCCAGGGCAGCGCCTTGTCGGCCAACGCGCACTTTGGCGTTGACCAGCAAACCTGCGAAACCCGTGCCTACGCCGTGGCGCGGCATTTCAAACCGTTCCTGGTGAACACCGTCGTCGGGTTTATCGGCCCCGAGTACCTGTACAACGGCAAGCAGATTATCCGCGCCGGCCTCGAAGACCACTTCTGCGGCAAGCTGCTCGGCGTGCCGATGGGGTGCGACATCTGCTACACCAACCACGCCGAAGCCGACCAGGACGACATGGACACCCTGCTGACCCTGCTGGGCGTGGCCGGGATCAACTTCATCATGGGCATCCCCGGCTCCGACGACATCATGCTCAACTACCAGACCACCTCGTTCCACGACGCCCTGTACGCCCGCCAGACACTGGGCTTAAAGCCGGCGCCGGAGTTTGAACAGTGGCTGGCGAAAATGGGCATCTTCACGCAAGCCGACGGCAAAGTGCACTTCGGCAACAGCCTGCCACCGGCGTTTCGCCACGCCTTGAAGCAATTGGGATGA
- the eat gene encoding ethanolamine permease has translation MPSEPTGSSVDFEKVGSDYFQQRELKKGAAGWVLLVGLGVAYVISGDYAGWNFGLAQGGWGGMFLATLLMATMYLCMCFSLAELSSMIPTAGGGYGFARSAFGPWGGFLTGTAILIEYAIAPAAIAVFIGAYCESLFGIGGWMIYLAFYIIFIGIHIFGVGEALKLMFVITAVAAIALGVFLVSMVPHFNVANLLDIPVTEAKGASTFLPFGYVGVWAAIPYAIWFFLAVEGVPLAAEETKNPKRDLPRGLIGAIVVLTSFALLILVIAPGGAGTYALIKSGNPLVEALALSYGGSTWMGGFVNLVGLAGLIASFFSIIYAYSRQIFALSRAGYLPRKLSQTNKSKAPVLALVIPGIIGFGLSLTGQGDLLILVAVFGATISYVLMMAAHITLRIRRPKMDRPYRTPGGIFTSGVALVLACVAVVAGFLVDPRVVIGAAIIYGVLIAYFAFYSRHHLVAGTPEEEFAAIQAAEAALH, from the coding sequence ATGCCTAGCGAACCTACTGGCTCTTCCGTCGACTTCGAAAAAGTCGGCAGCGACTACTTCCAACAACGCGAATTAAAAAAAGGTGCCGCCGGCTGGGTGCTGTTAGTCGGCCTCGGCGTTGCCTATGTAATCTCCGGCGACTATGCCGGCTGGAACTTCGGCCTGGCCCAGGGTGGTTGGGGCGGCATGTTCCTTGCCACCTTACTGATGGCCACCATGTACCTGTGCATGTGTTTTTCTCTGGCTGAACTGTCTTCGATGATCCCCACCGCCGGCGGCGGCTACGGTTTTGCCCGCAGCGCATTCGGCCCGTGGGGCGGGTTCCTCACGGGCACCGCCATCCTGATCGAATACGCCATCGCCCCCGCTGCCATCGCGGTGTTTATCGGCGCTTATTGCGAGTCGCTGTTCGGCATTGGCGGCTGGATGATTTACCTGGCGTTCTACATCATCTTTATTGGCATCCACATCTTTGGCGTGGGTGAAGCCTTGAAGCTGATGTTTGTGATTACGGCTGTCGCGGCGATTGCCCTGGGTGTATTCCTGGTGTCGATGGTGCCGCACTTCAACGTCGCCAACTTGCTGGACATCCCGGTCACGGAAGCCAAAGGCGCCAGCACGTTCCTGCCGTTCGGCTACGTCGGCGTATGGGCGGCAATTCCCTATGCAATCTGGTTTTTCCTGGCCGTTGAAGGCGTACCACTGGCCGCTGAAGAAACCAAAAACCCTAAACGCGACCTGCCTCGCGGCCTGATTGGCGCCATTGTGGTGCTGACCAGTTTTGCCCTGCTGATTCTGGTGATCGCACCGGGCGGCGCCGGCACTTACGCGCTGATCAAATCCGGCAACCCGCTGGTGGAAGCACTGGCACTCTCCTACGGCGGTTCAACCTGGATGGGCGGCTTCGTCAATCTGGTCGGCCTGGCGGGGTTGATCGCGAGCTTTTTCTCGATTATCTACGCCTATTCGCGGCAGATCTTCGCCTTGTCCCGCGCCGGCTACCTGCCGCGCAAACTGTCCCAGACCAATAAAAGCAAGGCGCCAGTGCTCGCGTTGGTGATCCCCGGCATCATCGGTTTCGGCCTGTCGCTGACCGGCCAGGGTGACTTGCTGATCCTGGTGGCCGTGTTTGGCGCGACCATTTCCTACGTGCTGATGATGGCCGCGCACATCACCTTGCGCATCCGTCGCCCCAAAATGGACCGTCCGTACCGCACACCGGGCGGCATTTTCACCTCCGGCGTTGCGCTGGTGCTCGCCTGCGTGGCCGTCGTAGCGGGCTTTCTGGTGGATCCACGGGTGGTGATTGGCGCGGCGATCATCTATGGAGTATTAATTGCTTACTTTGCTTTCTACAGCCGGCATCACTTGGTAGCGGGTACGCCGGAGGAGGAATTCGCGGCGATCCAGGCCGCAGAGGCCGCCTTGCACTAA
- a CDS encoding YceK/YidQ family lipoprotein, whose amino-acid sequence MNKALLVVLALQLTGCATARTLDAAQPGAPVVYAGTRLDLYVINGGCCAKDRFGAEAPSYPHVDLPASAVLDTLLLPLSLLTVLGVGFNATGGL is encoded by the coding sequence ATGAATAAGGCGCTGCTGGTGGTGTTGGCGTTGCAGCTGACGGGCTGCGCCACGGCGCGCACGCTGGATGCGGCGCAACCTGGGGCGCCGGTGGTGTATGCCGGCACGCGGCTGGATTTGTATGTGATCAACGGCGGCTGTTGTGCCAAAGACCGCTTTGGCGCTGAGGCGCCGAGCTATCCGCATGTGGATCTGCCGGCCAGTGCGGTGCTCGATACCTTGTTGTTGCCGTTGTCATTATTGACGGTGTTGGGCGTGGGGTTTAATGCCACCGGCGGGCTTTAA
- the exaC gene encoding acetaldehyde dehydrogenase ExaC — protein MRYAHPGTEGAIVSFKAKYGNYIGGEFVAPVDGNYFSNTSPVNGKPIAEFPRSTAKDIDKALDAAHAAADAWGKTSAQDRSLVLLKIADRIEQNLELLAITETWDNGKAVRETLNADIPLAADHFRYFAGCIRAQEGTSAEINELTASYHFHEPLGVVGQIIPWNFPLLMAAWKLAPALAAGNCVVLKPAEQTPLGISVLMELIGDLLPPGVLNVVHGFGKEAGEALATSKRIAKIAFTGSTPVGSHIMHAAAENIIPSTVELGGKSPNIFFADIMKAEPSFIEKAAEGLVLAFFNQGEVCTCPSRALVEESIYDDFMKVVMKKVEQIKRGDPLDTDTMVGAQASEQQFDKILSYLEIAKGEGAQLLTGGKVEQLSGDMAGGYYIQPTLLKGTNEMRVFQEEIFGPVVSITTFKDEAEALAIANDTEFGLGAGVWTRDINRAYRMGRAIKAGRVWTNCYHLYPAHAAFGGYKKSGVGRETHKMMLDHYQQTKNLLVSYDINPLGFF, from the coding sequence ATGCGTTATGCACATCCCGGTACTGAAGGCGCGATCGTTTCGTTCAAGGCCAAGTACGGTAACTACATCGGCGGCGAATTCGTTGCGCCGGTGGATGGCAACTACTTCTCCAACACCTCGCCGGTCAACGGCAAGCCCATCGCCGAATTCCCGCGCTCCACTGCCAAAGACATCGACAAAGCCCTCGACGCCGCCCATGCCGCCGCAGATGCCTGGGGCAAGACCTCGGCTCAGGACCGTTCGCTGGTGCTGCTGAAAATTGCCGACCGCATCGAACAGAACCTCGAACTGCTGGCCATCACCGAAACCTGGGACAACGGCAAGGCTGTGCGGGAAACCCTCAACGCCGACATCCCGCTGGCCGCTGACCACTTCCGCTACTTCGCCGGTTGCATCCGCGCCCAGGAAGGCACCAGCGCCGAGATCAACGAACTGACCGCGTCATACCACTTCCACGAACCGCTGGGCGTGGTCGGCCAGATCATCCCGTGGAACTTCCCACTGCTGATGGCCGCGTGGAAACTGGCGCCGGCCCTGGCCGCCGGTAACTGCGTGGTGCTCAAACCCGCTGAACAAACCCCGCTGGGCATCAGCGTGCTGATGGAGTTGATCGGCGACCTGCTGCCGCCAGGCGTGCTGAACGTGGTGCACGGTTTCGGCAAAGAAGCCGGCGAAGCCCTGGCCACCAGCAAACGCATCGCCAAGATCGCCTTCACCGGCTCCACGCCTGTGGGCTCGCACATCATGCACGCGGCGGCCGAGAACATTATTCCGTCCACCGTCGAACTGGGCGGCAAGTCGCCGAACATCTTCTTCGCCGACATCATGAAGGCTGAACCGTCGTTCATCGAAAAGGCCGCCGAAGGCCTGGTGCTGGCATTCTTCAACCAGGGCGAAGTGTGCACCTGCCCTTCCCGCGCGCTGGTAGAAGAGTCGATCTACGACGACTTCATGAAAGTGGTGATGAAGAAGGTCGAGCAGATCAAACGCGGCGACCCGCTGGACACCGACACCATGGTCGGCGCCCAGGCGTCCGAGCAGCAGTTCGACAAGATCCTGTCCTACCTGGAAATCGCCAAAGGCGAAGGCGCACAACTGCTGACGGGCGGCAAGGTCGAGCAGCTCAGCGGCGACATGGCCGGTGGTTATTACATCCAGCCGACCCTGCTCAAGGGCACCAACGAAATGCGCGTGTTCCAGGAAGAAATCTTTGGCCCGGTGGTGAGCATCACCACCTTCAAGGACGAAGCCGAAGCCCTGGCGATTGCCAACGACACCGAGTTCGGCCTCGGCGCCGGCGTGTGGACCCGCGACATCAACCGCGCCTACCGCATGGGCCGTGCGATCAAGGCGGGCCGCGTGTGGACCAACTGCTACCACCTGTACCCGGCGCACGCCGCGTTCGGCGGTTACAAGAAGTCCGGCGTGGGCCGTGAGACACACAAGATGATGTTGGACCACTACCAGCAGACCAAAAACTTGCTGGTGAGCTACGACATTAATCCGCTGGGCTTTTTCTAA
- the eutC gene encoding ethanolamine ammonia-lyase subunit EutC, giving the protein MKEPPVQVELPDNPWLELRRLTPARIALGRTGTSIPTGAQLDFQFAHAQARDAVHLPFDAAGLSSQMAERGRDSLLLHSAAVDRHMYLQRPDLGRRLSDESAQRLRDYAAANPGGVDLAIVVADGLSALAVHKHTLPFLTRMEEQTHAEGWSLSPVILVEQGRVAVADEVAQLLGAKMVVILIGERPGLSSPDSLGLYFTYNPKVGLTDAYRNCISNVRLEGLSYGMAAHRLLYLMKEACRRQLSGVNLKDEAQVMTLESDDPDLMKGNFLLSPPDDQ; this is encoded by the coding sequence ATGAAGGAGCCGCCCGTGCAAGTAGAACTGCCTGATAATCCGTGGCTGGAACTGCGCCGCCTGACCCCGGCGCGCATTGCCCTGGGCCGCACCGGCACCAGCATCCCCACCGGCGCGCAGCTGGACTTCCAGTTCGCCCACGCCCAGGCGCGCGACGCAGTGCACCTGCCCTTCGACGCCGCGGGCCTGAGCAGCCAGATGGCCGAGCGTGGGCGCGACAGCCTGTTGCTGCACAGCGCTGCGGTTGACCGCCATATGTACCTGCAACGCCCGGACCTGGGGCGGCGCTTGAGTGATGAGTCGGCGCAACGCCTGCGCGACTACGCGGCGGCCAACCCTGGCGGCGTAGACCTGGCCATCGTGGTGGCCGATGGTCTGTCGGCGCTGGCCGTGCATAAACATACGTTGCCGTTTCTTACGCGCATGGAAGAACAGACCCACGCCGAAGGCTGGTCCTTGTCGCCCGTGATCCTGGTGGAACAAGGCCGTGTTGCAGTCGCCGATGAAGTCGCCCAGTTACTCGGCGCCAAGATGGTGGTGATTTTGATTGGTGAACGCCCGGGGCTCAGTTCGCCGGACAGCCTGGGCCTGTATTTCACGTATAACCCCAAGGTCGGCCTGACCGACGCCTATCGCAACTGCATCTCCAACGTACGGCTTGAGGGGTTGAGCTACGGCATGGCCGCGCATCGCTTGCTGTACTTGATGAAAGAGGCGTGCCGTCGGCAGCTGTCGGGGGTCAATCTCAAGGACGAGGCGCAGGTGATGACCCTCGAATCCGATGATCCCGACCTGATGAAAGGCAATTTCCTACTCAGCCCACCGGATGACCAATAG
- the ubiX gene encoding flavin prenyltransferase UbiX yields the protein MSGPERITLAMTGASGAPYGLRLLDCLVREDREVHFLISKAAQLVLATETDVQLPAKVQMMQAFLTEYTGAAAGQIKVYGKEDWMSPVASGSGAPAAMVVVPCSTGTLSAIATGACNNLIERAADVTLKERRQLILVPREAPYSSIHLEHMLKLSNMGVTILPASPGFYHQPQTIDDLVDFVVARVLNLLNIPQDMLPRWGEHHLSSDE from the coding sequence ATGAGTGGCCCGGAACGCATTACCCTGGCGATGACGGGCGCATCCGGTGCGCCTTATGGCCTGCGCCTGCTGGACTGTCTGGTACGTGAAGATCGCGAAGTGCACTTTCTGATTTCCAAGGCCGCGCAACTGGTACTGGCCACCGAGACGGATGTGCAACTGCCGGCCAAGGTGCAGATGATGCAAGCCTTCCTCACCGAGTACACCGGGGCGGCGGCGGGGCAGATCAAGGTTTACGGCAAAGAGGACTGGATGTCGCCAGTGGCCTCTGGCTCCGGTGCGCCGGCGGCGATGGTGGTGGTGCCGTGCTCCACCGGCACCTTGTCGGCGATTGCCACGGGCGCCTGCAACAACCTGATCGAGCGGGCGGCGGACGTGACCCTGAAGGAGCGCCGCCAGTTGATCCTGGTGCCGCGCGAGGCGCCGTATTCGAGTATCCACCTGGAGCACATGCTCAAGTTGTCGAACATGGGCGTGACCATCTTGCCGGCCTCGCCGGGTTTCTATCACCAGCCGCAAACCATCGATGACCTGGTGGACTTCGTCGTCGCACGGGTCCTCAACCTGCTGAACATTCCCCAGGACATGCTGCCGCGTTGGGGCGAGCACCATTTGAGCAGTGATGAATAA